Within the Poecilia reticulata strain Guanapo linkage group LG13, Guppy_female_1.0+MT, whole genome shotgun sequence genome, the region AACAAATTGccgtaaaataaataataacattttgttgtaaaaaggTACGTGTTGATGTCACGTGACAAATGGGAGGAAGTCAGACCTGGCAAAGATGGTgattttcagtgtttatgtAGTGAATAAAGCTGGGGGTTTAATTTACCAGTATGACAACTACGTACCAAGAACTGAAGTGGAAAAGACCTTCAGCTACCCTTTAGACCTGGTCCTAAAACATCATGATGAAAAAGTCATCGTATCGTTTGGCCAGCGGGACGGAATTAAAGGTAATGTTAGCATAAAACCTAATGAAGCCTTCAGGTGAAGTTTTAGGATCATTTTTTTGCGTAACTGAAGCTGTTGTCTTTCAGTTGGACACGCAGTGCTGTCCATCAATGGAGCGGACGTGCTGGGAAAAAATACAGCCGATGGAAAAGACATCCTTGAATATTTAAAGGACCCAGGAAATTATCCGGTTTCTATCCGGTTTGGACGGGCTCGCCTTAGCTCCAATGAGAAGCTGATGCTGGCGTCCATGTTTCACTCGTAAGTCACTCTGGGACTGAAGCATTGCCTGGTGCTGCCATGCACTAGAtggtattatttattaaaaacacgCCAAATAAGGAAATGAGGTGTGTTTAAACCTACTGGGTCCTGAGTGGGAGCAGCAGGGAGGTGCAGCTCGCAGATATTATGGATTCtgataacaaaaaatattcttacattttacatacTTTATAAttttgcaaccacaaacattgattaattttattaggAATTTATGTGAAAGACCTACAGAGATCTGCAGTCCCTGGGAGTCATtaccctgcaacttttagatgcatctttGCACCAACATACATAAATCAAATGGCTAATTTGCCTAATTTCTGCATCTCATCCTTTCTTCTGAGGCCTGCTAATTAGCCATTCGTTTGATTCAGGCCGCCCTGAATGCAAGTCCCATAATGTAACattgtggcagcatcatactttAGGAAGCTTTTCTttaacagaagaagaaagctggtcagagtcgATCGGAAGGTGTCTGGAGCTAACTACAGGAAGAAAGAAGTCTAGAGTATTCCTCTGTTTTTCTAAAGtttgttaaatattgatttaatgtaATGCCTTTAGTGTCTTTATCTGTAGCttatttttgtctcttatttttatcttgtcTTGTAGAAgctataaaatcaaacaaagttGTCTGTAGTTTCAATTAACCATGAATGTGTAGAGTCCTTAGGAAAACaagaccttttttcttttttttttttttaaattaagcattGCTTCCCTTCCTATATGTGGTCACAGAACTTCCTAGTGTCATTAAtagtttttctggatttttgaaGTTAATTACAATTGCCACTGATGTTAACACTTGAAATTTCTCCCTAGGTTATTTGCCATAGGTTCACAGCTGTCTCCTGAAGTGGGAAGTTCAGGCATCGAGATGCTAGAAACGGATGTGTTCAAACTCCACTGCTTTCAGACTCTTACAGGTTGGTACCTCATAAAGCAGTCAACTACCATGTTAACATTATATTGACATTAAAATGCACCATCGTAGCAAATTAACAGATATTATGAGGAAAAACGGGGAACAAgtgtgactgtttttaaaacGGCAAACTAATTAATTGAACCTATAAGGCAAAATGGTTTTCTTAATGAATGTTCTTTCTTTATTTGGGCGTTTCTTACGATGATTCACTGCTTCATTATGAGGTTCTGGATCCACTGGGATCGACCACGGTGGGAGGGTTTTCAGGGGTGCACCGATAAATTGGC harbors:
- the trappc4 gene encoding trafficking protein particle complex subunit 4 → MVIFSVYVVNKAGGLIYQYDNYVPRTEVEKTFSYPLDLVLKHHDEKVIVSFGQRDGIKVGHAVLSINGADVLGKNTADGKDILEYLKDPGNYPVSIRFGRARLSSNEKLMLASMFHSLFAIGSQLSPEVGSSGIEMLETDVFKLHCFQTLTGIKFIVLADPRQSGIDALLKKIYEIYSDFALKNPFYSLEMPIRCELFDQNLKSSLEVAEKAGNFGAGS